Genomic window (Rosa chinensis cultivar Old Blush chromosome 6, RchiOBHm-V2, whole genome shotgun sequence):
GTTACATCTACGATATATGTACATGCAGGTTTGCATATTTAGATGTTTTAATGTTCTCCATATTGGAGAAATGCAACATTAGCAAagagtttataaggatttgggccTCTCCACTCAATGCCAACTGGTTTTGGTGTGATGCTCAGGTTATCTTATTGGTATCATAACAGGTTATCTCACTGCTACATGTGGTACAAGTCACCCAATATAAGCTGTCCATGTGTATGCCTTGGATAATTCGTCACATGTGAGGGGGCGTTTGCTGGGAATATCCCACATTGGAGACATACAAACCTGGCAATAGAGTTTATAAGACTCCACtcattgccaattgattttgagTGTGATGCTCAGATAACTTATTTTAAACAGTCTTTGATCACTAAGCTAGATTTATATGCATTAGTATCGAGTTCTGCAACACGGGAAAACCAGCTATATTCCTTGTCTTTGACATCAAttattttaatttccaagcctTTGAGCAAGTAAATGAAGAAAGCTTTAGATGCATTAATATATGTATCAAATGCAGCCCGGTAATTCATTTCAGTTCAGAAATCACCTATTTCCTTTTCTCTGACATGAACTGTTTTACTTTAGAACCCAATAAAATaatctaaaaataaataaaataaaataaataaaagcttTGTTAACCTTTGTGTACAGATATTTTTTATGTGATTGTTCCTTCTTTCCCAGGTGCattcttgtctttgttttttgagttttgtttttcttcctgtttcattttacataattttccaccATGAACTTTCTTCCTGCAGACAGGTCAATTAGACTTGTCCGCATTCAATTTTCTGACTTAAAAAGTGATATTTGATTATTCACCGTTATATTTTTGGGCTTAGTACACAACAAAGATCTCTGATTTCATTGTTTGCTCAAGAGTTGTGCTCAATCCTCTGGACACTAACAAGAATAGGATTCAAAATGAAAATGAGTAGGCACAAGATTTTGTGCACTTGTTTGTCATATGAATATAGCAATCATATCCATTATTGAATCTAAATCTATGAAATTTCTCAAGCAAACAAGCATCCAGTAGGGGAAGAAAGTGCAGATCACTGTCTTTTTCTACTGGAAGAACATTTAGATTTTAATTTGGAACAATTCTATACAGGAGGAGTGCATAGTTATTtccattatcaaaattctttcaaTTGCCGAACTTCTCTTATTCAGTGTCATGTGGTTGACCGAATTCCTTTTCGTCACAGGGCTTCTGCTATATTTGTTGGTGTATATGAACCTACGAAGCAGAAATTGCTGAAGTCACTCCCAGAAAATCTCAGTGCTTTAGCTCATTTGGTATGTTACCTAATTTTCCATTTATGATTTTGTATCATCATGTTTGAGGAAGGTTTATTAGATAGCTACAATATAGATTAATCTATCACAGACATGTATTATTAATCTTTTGTTTATATAGTAAactaataatagtaataataattgCTCAAGTAGACTGACAATTTAGTAGTAGAACTATCTTGCATCACTTAACATCCACTTCTCATTGTAATAGTGATGGGTAATGGTAGGGAAAAGTATAACTTTCAGTGTACAAGATCAGGCCATTGTTATTTTAACAGGTATTCAGACATCAATCAGACTGCAGGTGCTATTGGAGGTGCTGCTTCTTCTATTGTACGAGTGCCAACAGAGGTAGTTAATctgacttgtttttttttttttaattaccatctgttatttattttcttcttctgcttgttACCACTTTATCTATTCCAAGGTTGTAAAGCAAAGGATGCAAACTGCGCAATTTGCTTCTGCCCCAGATGCTGTTCGCCTTATTCTTGCTAAAGAGGGTTTCAAAGGTCTTTATGCGGTACATCACGTTCACCTTGTCCATTCTTAATTTCTCCCACTGTGTCAAGTTTTCGGTCTGCGGTTTGTTAAGTAAAATATAGCAAATATTCCTCAGAGAAAAGCAGTAGCTTACTAATTTTGAAATAGAGGTCTAACTTTCTTTCTTGAATTTCGTCATTTTCATATAGATGTCTTTTGAATGTGAAAGTTAATACTGTTTCCGGTTCTCATGGCTTGATCTTCTTTCGAGACTGCAGGGGTACGGATCATTCCTATTGCGAGATTTACCATTTGATGCAGTTCAGTTTTGCATCTATGAGCAACTTCACATAGGGTTTAAACTAGCGGTAAGAGAGGATATATTATATCATTTTTAATTGAAATATGATATAATCTGCACCGGTATGTATGTTGAACTAACTGTTTCAAAACAATGAAACTCTGTCCTTGCTTAAAAGAAAACACCCATTTTCCATATAGCATAGGAAAAGTTAATCATATTAAACCATAACTAGAATATTTTGGACAGCTGCTGGAAGAGCTTTCGGCAACTTCATGTTTTCTCTGTCAAAATAGTATTTTGTTAGTTGATCTGCACTGGAATATATGGATGTGTGTCTTCAAAAAATTATTGATTCTGGCTTCCCTGTAGGCACGAAGAGATCTGAACGACCCTGAGGTTGCTATGATTGGTGCTTTTGCTGGTAACTTTAACATTCCAACTAACTTTTGAGTTTGGCTTGGGTGCTTTTGTTTTCACCCTGCGGGTTGTATGTTTGTTTTTTGTTATTCTACATTAGTATATGCTAGTATGTGTGTATCTGAGATGTATGAAGGTTATGCATACATTGATGTACACCTATTTGTATATGTTGACCCTCCCTTTCATGTTGCATCTTGAAGTTTAAAAACATAGTGAGGCTGTCTAATGGCACAAACATCTACACAAAATTTGAGTATTATATAGCCCAACTCCTTGCACTGGAGACTTATACTCTGAAGTAGCCCTGATTGAACCTTTGTCTGTTCCTCTGCTAGGAACTCATTTTTCACAAGTCACAACCTAGACTGGCTACAAAGTCAATGTGGATAGCTACTAATATAAAACTACTTGTCCTTGGCTCCAGATCGAAAATGTTGAGGTGTcttttttataattatagaaacaatcattttgaaaagtaaaagaaagaGAAGTTCTTAGTCTAGATCTTATTTAGCATGTCAACTTGCTGAGACGTAAACAATGCTAGTATGAATTCCTCTATTCCCCAAGCCTTGAATATTGTCCAAGGCCATGCGGTAGGTGTTCATAGTGACTGAGGGGGTCAAAGACCAAGAAGTGAGGTGATTTGTTTATCTAAAGTTCTAAACAGCTTCCACATTAGACTGAAACAGACCAAGTTGGGATCCGTCGATCTAACAAGTGCACTGGGGGCGACCCTCCAAGAAGTCAAGCGGTCTGTACTTTATAAGTTACTTGTATTCTCTAAGGAGTGGAGCATAAAGCTTCAGTCATCATTTGTATAAAAGAAGACATTATTGCAAAAGCCTCGTTGCACTTTAGGATGTTCAGCCTAAAAACATAGTATCTATGCTGGTGCACTTCAGTTCTAAATCTGACTGAGAAATGGCTTCCCTTTTAATGATTGCCAATTTCCAGATGGATTTTTTTGGACATGTGAGCCTCCTTTAATCTATTGAATACCAAGGCTTTTCTCTAGGAATTGAACCTGTACATGTGTGCTTGattgttcaaacttcaaagtatATGAGTAACTCTCAGGCGCTAGGTGAATCATGCATATATAATGTGTCCTTTAATGAAAAGCACTTCAATCTACTCTCACTAACTTGTAGGTGCAATAACTGGGGCTATAACTACTCCTCTTGATGTGATAAAAACAAGATTAATGGTTCAGGTATTGAGTGCCATCTCCTTTTTTTCAGGAAATTCTGTTATAAAAAATTCCTTTATGccattttctctttcctttaaaactTTGCAGGGATCAGAAAACCAGTACCAAGGAATTTGTGACTGTGTTAGGACCATAATGAGAGAAGAAGGAAGTCCTGCTTTCTGGAAGGTTTGCTCATTACTGTTCTACTTAAAAATTGTCTgcctctttttatttatttatttattttatttttattttttgaatgggATGCTTCTGTTCTCTTCTTTCTTATGTTTCTTGATTTAAAATCTTGTTTTTATCACATCAAGAGGAGTAGTTATAGCCCCAGTTATTGCACCTACAAGTTAGTGAGAGTAGATTGAAGTGCTTTTCATTAAAGGACACATTATATATGCATGATTCACCTAGCGCCTGAGAGTTACTCATatactttgaagtttgaacaatCAAGCACACATGTATAGGTCTGTAAGAAATTTGGTTTTCCTCAGGTCTCTATTTTAACAGTCCTTGCTTTTATTGAgctgtttcatttttttttttttgtgttttttttttatttgtatttttttttaatttattagaTGGCTATCAGCTTCATTGTTTTAGTTGTCTCAATTAGCAGTTCATTCGCATACATTGGTTACTAGTTCTCAACAAAACACTGTCACCCCACTTTCTCTTTTTATCATATGCACAGCACATATGCATGTGGCGGAGGAGTTACCATGTCTTGATTTTTATCCAGTGAATCCACAATTTTTTCTTGCGATGCTGTCAACAGTTATTTCCTTCATGCCGTATTTGAGTCTCAAAAGGAAAAACTAGCTAATATAATGATTTTGCTCAAGTAATACATCTGGCGtagaatttggatttggatttatgacaACTTTCTCTGATTCTCAGATTTGGATTTAGAATAGGGCAATAATTTTGTGTATTCTACAGTTCTCTGCACTTTGGACATAAAGCATTATAGCAGAATGGAAGAACAAATTATTCCCAATTATAGGAATTTACTGTGAAAAATGACTAGGAAAAACTGCACACAGTTTTACAACGTGTTGCATTAATCAATTTTATGAGATATATGTTACCACTTAACCCATCATTCTCATACACTAGAACCCAGAAATGCACTACAAATCAAATAGCCTCCTGCACTTCCTTTCCATACTATTTTGGAGGATGGTATGGGAAGTGCAAAAAAATTACATGAGAATGAGGAATTAAAAACATATGATACTTGAGAAAATTTGAATAACCAGAAGAAGCTAATATGTGCAGTGTGCACAACTGGCTCAGTAGTTTCTTTGATTATCTATTGTGGAGCGGTGTAAAAAAATTGAAGTTTTCACCCAATAAAATGAACGTTTCATGTGCCGAAAGAATCAAACCTACAACATGTAAAGCTTTTCTTTTGTCAATGGTAATGTTGAAAATGCAAAGCTTTTCTTTTGTCAATGGTCGGCAATTCCGTGAGATTCTCTTCTACCATTTGCTGCAGGGCATTGGGCCACGAGTACTGTGGATAGGTATCGGAGGTTCAATTTTCTTTGGAGTTCTTGAAAGAACGAAGCAAATACTTGAGCAGAGGCGCATCAGGGATCAGAAGTCCAAGCGTTACTGAATGTAGTAGAGTTGTGTTTTGATTACCAAGTTGCAACACATGAACTGCCATGCATAAATATTGAACTAGTTATTTGCTTCAGCAAATAAAGAGAAAGGGAAGATATCAGTCTTGTGGTTGAAGGACTATCCTGTCTCCTTAAATTCGTTGAAATGGAATGCTAGTTACCTTGTAATGGTCTAGTTAGGTCTTCAACTTGTGTTCTCATTCTAGGTATCGTACCCCAGCTGTTTTATGTGCTACACAAATATTAAACTAGTTgtcttctttttaatttttatgttttacttttaaatttttttttatgagaaaagaaaaacaggTCATGTGGCGCAAATTGCTTCTCTACCTTGTGATTCATGTGCGATGAGTTTTTGAGAGTGTTGAGTCTTTTCGTTTGTACCCTAACAGCTAGGGTTTCCTAGGCCACCTCTTTTGCCAGTCTTATAGCGCCTCCCTTCGTCCTCGATATCAGGTACGGCCTTCTTCCCCTTAGTCCTCTTGACCCATTGGCTCTGCATATTTGAGGAATCCGTGTATGGCAACCCTGATTGGAAACAACTTGGGTTGCTACATTGACTTGGATGTTGATTGGTCTTTACTTTCTAGTTCTCTTCATGTCACTCCAACTCAGGTTTGTAGGTTGTTTGAAGGACTCTCCAAGACTTCTGCCACATTTGTAGAAGCCTTAACCACATTGATCTGTCGATAGTTGTGTAGTCAAATTCAGGCTAAACAGATGACTGTCGCATCTCTAGCAGTGTGCATCCTTCTGGATTGCAGTTGTTCAGCATGTTGGGGATTGTTTTTGGTGGCTTCTTCTCCTGCAAAACCCTCTTTTCATTTGTTGTACGTTCTCATGTATCCCTCATTGGTGGTTAGACTTGGACCAACTCGTTTTCCACAACATCTTCACAAGTGTTATGGCCAGTTGATTCTCCAATCGATAATCCTCTAGCGAAGAATAGAAATTCAAGAACTTTAATTGAGATCACGTTTTGGAATCCC
Coding sequences:
- the LOC112169343 gene encoding probable S-adenosylmethionine carrier 2, chloroplastic isoform X2 — translated: MQAKSCEAHPPDVITCKMSKEPNDSLAIVSGTPFDFLGVFCDSVIAGGAAGVVVEAALYPIDTIKTRLQVAHAGGKIMLKGLYSGLAGNLAGVLPASAIFVGVYEPTKQKLLKSLPENLSALAHLTAGAIGGAASSIVRVPTEVVKQRMQTAQFASAPDAVRLILAKEGFKGLYAARRDLNDPEVAMIGAFAGAITGAITTPLDVIKTRLMVQGSENQYQGICDCVRTIMREEGSPAFWKGIGPRVLWIGIGGSIFFGVLERTKQILEQRRIRDQKSKRY
- the LOC112169343 gene encoding probable S-adenosylmethionine carrier 2, chloroplastic isoform X1, coding for MQAKSCEAHPPDVITCKMSKEPNDSLAIVSGTPFDFLGVFCDSVIAGGAAGVVVEAALYPIDTIKTRLQVAHAGGKIMLKGLYSGLAGNLAGVLPASAIFVGVYEPTKQKLLKSLPENLSALAHLTAGAIGGAASSIVRVPTEVVKQRMQTAQFASAPDAVRLILAKEGFKGLYAGYGSFLLRDLPFDAVQFCIYEQLHIGFKLAARRDLNDPEVAMIGAFAGAITGAITTPLDVIKTRLMVQGSENQYQGICDCVRTIMREEGSPAFWKGIGPRVLWIGIGGSIFFGVLERTKQILEQRRIRDQKSKRY